One Peribacillus simplex NBRC 15720 = DSM 1321 genomic region harbors:
- a CDS encoding YqzM family protein, protein MNEFEKDVQSKTDDVADSAIGFIGSFVFFAAMFTIAVVIKAVGS, encoded by the coding sequence ATGAACGAATTCGAAAAGGATGTTCAATCAAAGACAGATGACGTCGCTGATTCCGCTATTGGATTCATCGGTTCTTTTGTATTTTTCGCTGCCATGTTCACCATAGCTGTCGTCATTAAAGCTGTCGGATCCTGA
- the holA gene encoding DNA polymerase III subunit delta, with product MVLDVWKSIKKGQFAPVYLLYGTEAYLINETKQLLIENVLHEDEMDFNFSQFDLEETPVETALDDVETLPFIGERRLVFMQNPFFLTAEKTKSRVEHNVKRLEAYLADPVPYSIVVLTAPYEKLDERKKITKELKRKAVLVEAKKLGDHELKAWVKERVEVSSVQIDEQATELLLELAGTNLMMLTNELDKMVLYAEADKHITVEVVEKLVAKSLEQNIFTLVDHVLQRKMESAMTILHDLLRQNEEPIKILSVMAGQIRLMYQVKELSRQGYSQQKIAGQLKVHPYRVKLALEKTGKFQERELLSIMNDLAEADYKMKTGQADKAITLELLLLKIR from the coding sequence TTGGTATTAGACGTTTGGAAAAGTATAAAAAAAGGGCAATTCGCGCCAGTATACTTGTTATATGGGACGGAAGCCTATCTAATTAATGAAACGAAGCAGCTATTGATCGAGAATGTCCTTCACGAAGATGAGATGGATTTTAACTTTTCTCAATTTGATTTAGAAGAGACGCCTGTTGAAACTGCGCTTGATGATGTCGAAACCCTCCCGTTTATCGGGGAAAGGCGCCTTGTTTTCATGCAAAACCCATTTTTTTTGACAGCTGAAAAAACGAAATCAAGAGTTGAACATAATGTGAAAAGACTGGAAGCGTATTTGGCTGACCCGGTTCCTTATTCTATTGTTGTATTGACCGCACCTTATGAGAAACTGGATGAACGGAAAAAAATCACCAAGGAACTGAAGCGTAAGGCAGTTCTGGTTGAAGCGAAGAAGCTTGGTGATCATGAGTTAAAGGCGTGGGTGAAGGAGAGGGTCGAAGTTTCTTCGGTCCAAATAGATGAACAGGCTACAGAGCTTTTACTTGAACTTGCAGGAACGAATCTGATGATGCTGACGAATGAACTAGATAAAATGGTGCTTTATGCAGAAGCTGATAAACACATTACGGTCGAGGTAGTGGAAAAGCTGGTCGCTAAATCCCTTGAACAGAATATCTTCACGCTTGTTGATCATGTGTTACAGCGAAAGATGGAGAGTGCCATGACGATACTGCACGATCTTCTCAGGCAGAATGAAGAGCCGATCAAGATTTTGAGTGTTATGGCAGGTCAGATCAGGCTTATGTATCAAGTGAAGGAGCTTTCCCGTCAGGGGTATAGCCAGCAAAAAATTGCAGGTCAGCTGAAGGTACATCCTTACAGGGTAAAACTGGCACTTGAAAAGACGGGGAAATTCCAGGAACGCGAGCTGTTGAGCATCATGAACGACTTAGCGGAAGCGGATTATAAAATGAAGACCGGCCAAGCTGATAAGGCGATCACGCTTGAGCTGCTGCTTTTAAAAATTAGATGA
- a CDS encoding DNA internalization-related competence protein ComEC/Rec2 gives MARHLILLAVSATFGVTAHSYLNVMLLIIILIFLCFLYFSVGLCVKALSFHLVIMGIFLGAASFSDHRNKTAYHGTESQFIITFTDQPNIDGNSLKGFVGSEKGERLVLRYKITSELEQEKLSQFLRIGLSCPAEGTLHIPDKNRNENSFDYQRYLLRQGIQWIFRADSISFQKCKEGGNSILVSIRNLRLKGITYIREHFPEESSGFVTALIFGDQTYIDEGDLTNYRRLGLVHLLAISGLHVSFLTGMLFYFGIRVGFTRERMMVAILIFLPVYMLLSGASPSVVRSCLMAMLFFLLLLFKKRISAGAAIGSAYMALLFFRPNMLYDIGFQLSFAVTFSIIMSSSIFLQYPKKTTQLFIISSICQLAALPILLFHFFEVSFLGVFLNVMYVPLYSIILLPFSLISLLIHLLLPSLGQPLISLLNFTFVLCNKAADAASDLPLASIPFGKPPFIMMALLVISLLGLFLTWDVSFEKSKIWCGILIVLLLLQYNLQRFTPFGEVQIIDVGQGDSILIVLPFNRGNYLIDTGGQITFPIDTWAKKRKKFNTADDIIIPLLKSKGIHQLDKLILTHPDADHMGSAKELIENFKVGEIIIGGWSEEQYRDMDFVSMARDKKMKMTVLKRGDHWVAGGTPFAVLSPYEKEENKNDSSIVLFTELGGLSWLLTGDMGEEGERELLSTFPQLQADILKVGHHGSKTSSSKPFLEQLQPKAALISVGKDNGYGHPHGDVIGNLEGNGIKVFRTDEDGSIIYKYYKSSGTFRKTLP, from the coding sequence ATGGCTAGACATCTTATCTTACTAGCCGTTTCGGCCACATTTGGTGTTACGGCCCATTCTTATTTAAATGTAATGCTGCTGATCATTATCCTTATTTTTCTCTGTTTCCTATATTTTTCGGTGGGGTTATGTGTGAAGGCCCTTAGTTTTCATTTGGTGATCATGGGGATATTTTTAGGGGCCGCCTCCTTCTCCGATCACCGAAACAAAACTGCCTATCATGGAACGGAAAGCCAATTTATCATCACATTTACCGACCAACCGAATATAGATGGAAATTCATTAAAAGGATTCGTGGGCAGTGAGAAAGGCGAACGGCTAGTGCTTCGTTATAAAATCACCTCCGAGTTGGAACAGGAAAAGTTGAGTCAGTTTCTGCGAATCGGTTTATCATGTCCGGCTGAAGGGACATTGCATATTCCTGACAAAAACAGGAATGAAAACAGTTTCGATTACCAGCGTTATCTTCTGCGCCAAGGCATCCAATGGATATTCAGAGCGGATTCCATTTCATTTCAAAAATGCAAAGAGGGTGGAAACTCGATTCTAGTTTCGATTCGTAATTTGCGCCTGAAGGGAATTACGTATATTAGAGAACACTTTCCGGAAGAATCGAGCGGTTTTGTAACAGCTCTCATATTCGGCGACCAGACATATATAGATGAAGGCGACCTTACTAATTATCGGCGGTTGGGTCTGGTTCATTTACTGGCGATTTCCGGTCTTCATGTCAGTTTTTTAACGGGGATGTTATTTTACTTCGGCATCAGGGTTGGGTTTACACGGGAAAGAATGATGGTGGCCATCTTAATCTTCCTTCCTGTTTACATGTTACTTTCAGGTGCCAGTCCATCAGTGGTGAGATCCTGTTTAATGGCTATGCTTTTCTTTCTACTCCTGCTATTCAAGAAGCGGATCTCGGCGGGTGCCGCAATCGGATCGGCTTATATGGCACTATTGTTTTTTCGGCCTAATATGCTCTATGATATAGGTTTTCAGCTTTCATTCGCAGTTACTTTCTCCATTATCATGTCTTCAAGCATTTTCTTGCAATACCCGAAGAAAACAACGCAGTTATTCATCATCAGTTCCATCTGCCAATTGGCAGCCCTTCCGATTTTGCTTTTTCACTTTTTTGAAGTATCCTTTCTTGGCGTGTTTCTGAACGTAATGTATGTTCCACTTTATTCCATCATATTGCTGCCATTTTCACTGATTTCCCTCCTTATTCATTTATTACTGCCCTCCTTGGGGCAACCCCTCATATCATTATTGAATTTCACCTTCGTACTCTGCAATAAAGCTGCGGATGCAGCATCGGATTTGCCGTTGGCTTCCATTCCGTTTGGAAAACCACCTTTCATCATGATGGCATTACTTGTTATTTCCCTTTTAGGGTTATTCCTGACTTGGGATGTATCTTTTGAAAAAAGTAAAATCTGGTGCGGAATATTAATTGTCCTTTTACTTTTGCAATATAATTTACAAAGGTTCACACCTTTTGGTGAAGTGCAGATCATCGACGTTGGACAAGGTGACTCCATTTTAATTGTCCTGCCGTTCAATCGCGGTAATTATTTGATTGATACGGGTGGGCAAATTACATTTCCAATCGACACGTGGGCAAAAAAGCGAAAGAAGTTCAACACCGCGGATGATATCATTATTCCATTATTGAAAAGTAAGGGAATCCACCAATTGGACAAACTCATTTTAACCCACCCGGATGCAGATCATATGGGAAGTGCAAAAGAATTAATTGAAAATTTTAAAGTTGGGGAGATCATCATTGGAGGGTGGAGTGAAGAGCAATACAGGGATATGGATTTTGTGTCCATGGCAAGGGATAAAAAAATGAAAATGACCGTCCTGAAAAGGGGGGACCATTGGGTGGCGGGCGGAACGCCGTTTGCTGTGCTAAGTCCATATGAGAAAGAAGAAAATAAGAATGATTCATCCATAGTTCTATTCACTGAGCTTGGGGGATTGTCATGGTTATTAACTGGCGATATGGGAGAAGAAGGGGAAAGGGAACTGTTGAGCACATTTCCGCAGTTGCAGGCAGATATCTTGAAGGTTGGACACCATGGCAGTAAAACTTCTTCTTCCAAGCCCTTCCTTGAACAGTTACAGCCGAAAGCGGCGCTTATTTCAGTTGGAAAAGATAATGGCTACGGTCACCCTCATGGAGACGTAATTGGGAATCTGGAGGGAAATGGCATAAAGGTGTTCAGGACTGACGAGGATGGTTCTATTATTTACAAGTATTACAAAAGCAGTGGAACCTTTCGGAAGACTCTCCCATAG
- a CDS encoding ComE operon protein 2 has translation MNRISWYQYFMAQSHLLALRSTCTRLTVGATIVRDNRIIAGGYNGSIAGGTHCIDDGCYVIDNHCVRTIHAEMNALLQCAKFGVPTDGAEIYVTHFPCLQCCKSLIQAGIKAVYYAEDYKNHPYALELFKQAGVKTEKVEAKGAIDVNGKQKKDFVFSLLAQLERTGMVKEDLLELEKQADQIFEN, from the coding sequence ATGAACAGAATTAGTTGGTATCAATATTTCATGGCGCAAAGCCATTTATTAGCATTAAGGAGCACATGTACACGCCTCACTGTAGGGGCGACGATCGTAAGGGACAACCGAATCATTGCAGGGGGATATAATGGGTCCATTGCGGGAGGGACACATTGTATTGATGACGGCTGTTATGTAATTGATAATCATTGTGTCAGAACGATACATGCAGAAATGAATGCACTTTTACAATGCGCTAAATTTGGGGTGCCTACTGATGGGGCAGAAATATATGTGACGCATTTTCCGTGTCTTCAGTGCTGTAAATCACTCATCCAAGCTGGCATCAAGGCTGTTTATTATGCGGAGGATTACAAAAATCATCCATATGCTCTGGAATTATTTAAACAGGCTGGTGTCAAGACCGAGAAGGTTGAAGCAAAAGGGGCCATCGATGTTAATGGAAAACAAAAAAAGGACTTTGTATTCTCATTGCTAGCTCAACTTGAAAGAACAGGCATGGTAAAAGAAGATTTATTGGAGCTGGAAAAGCAGGCCGATCAGATATTTGAAAATTAA
- a CDS encoding YqxA family protein, which yields MVRFWLKCTGIVLVLFLGVLIGMQQANDGMKKMKGYEDPSLNSAFIINQSDQGEMEADILGEKVTSHDLETKKEKLEEMKAFNFFSSIGKTLGETISGAFQALIDMI from the coding sequence ATGGTCCGATTTTGGTTGAAATGTACAGGGATTGTGCTCGTATTATTTTTAGGTGTTCTAATCGGGATGCAGCAAGCGAACGACGGGATGAAAAAAATGAAGGGGTATGAAGATCCCTCTTTGAATAGTGCATTCATTATTAACCAATCGGACCAAGGGGAGATGGAAGCGGATATACTTGGCGAAAAAGTAACGAGTCATGATTTGGAGACGAAAAAAGAAAAGCTTGAAGAAATGAAAGCCTTCAACTTTTTCTCATCAATCGGCAAAACGCTTGGAGAGACCATATCAGGGGCCTTTCAAGCGCTTATTGATATGATATAG
- the gpr gene encoding GPR endopeptidase: MENNLDLSEYGIRTDLAIEAKEIALEHKGVVEEVDVSRIEGVIIKEKDVDDLKVSLVEVTAEGEKEIGKKQGSYLTIEVQGIRQQDTDTQQRVEKVFANELAYFLKRNKITKESSCLVVGLGNWNVTPDALGPAVVENLVVTRHLFELQPESVKEGYRPVSAISPGVMGITGIETSDIIKGVIEKSNPDFLIVVDALAARSIERVNSTIQITDTGIHPGSGVGNKRKELSQDTLGVPVIAIGIPTVVDAVSIASDTIDYILKHFGKELNEGDRPSRSLAPAGFSFGKRTKLTEEDMPGEKERQTFLGMIGVLPDEEKRKLIYEVLSPLGQNLMVTPKEVDVFIEDMANLIANGLNAALHHSINQDNTGYYTR; encoded by the coding sequence ATGGAAAATAATTTGGACCTTAGTGAATACGGAATTCGTACAGATTTGGCGATTGAAGCAAAGGAAATTGCCCTTGAACATAAAGGTGTTGTAGAGGAAGTGGATGTATCCCGTATCGAAGGGGTCATTATTAAGGAAAAAGATGTGGATGATCTCAAGGTATCCTTAGTCGAGGTCACGGCTGAGGGTGAAAAAGAAATCGGCAAGAAGCAGGGCAGCTATTTGACCATCGAAGTGCAGGGAATCCGCCAGCAGGACACGGATACGCAGCAACGGGTGGAAAAGGTGTTCGCCAACGAACTGGCTTACTTCTTGAAACGGAATAAAATCACTAAAGAAAGCAGTTGTTTGGTTGTCGGTCTTGGTAATTGGAATGTTACTCCCGATGCTCTTGGGCCTGCAGTCGTTGAGAACCTTGTAGTCACAAGACATTTGTTCGAATTGCAGCCGGAGTCCGTCAAGGAAGGCTATCGGCCGGTCAGTGCGATTTCCCCCGGGGTGATGGGGATTACGGGAATCGAGACGAGTGACATCATAAAAGGAGTCATCGAAAAAAGTAATCCTGATTTCCTGATCGTCGTTGACGCATTGGCTGCCCGTTCGATCGAACGGGTGAATTCGACGATTCAAATTACGGATACAGGCATCCATCCAGGGTCTGGTGTTGGAAATAAACGAAAAGAATTGAGCCAGGATACACTGGGAGTTCCTGTTATAGCAATTGGAATACCTACTGTCGTGGATGCCGTATCAATTGCCAGCGATACGATAGATTATATTTTGAAGCACTTTGGCAAGGAACTGAATGAAGGGGACAGACCATCACGTTCGTTGGCACCCGCTGGATTCAGTTTTGGGAAGCGCACAAAGCTGACGGAAGAGGATATGCCAGGTGAAAAGGAGCGCCAAACCTTCTTGGGAATGATAGGTGTCCTCCCTGATGAAGAGAAACGGAAATTGATTTATGAGGTACTGTCACCGCTTGGTCAAAATTTAATGGTTACACCGAAAGAAGTCGATGTTTTCATTGAGGATATGGCCAATTTGATAGCCAATGGGTTAAATGCAGCCTTGCATCATTCAATAAATCAAGATAATACCGGCTACTACACCCGTTAA
- a CDS encoding helix-hairpin-helix domain-containing protein, with the protein MEGILKRKMTMITVAVAFVATGIYFFLQQGDNPADTEDIFSIAAKEAEIEQSENQTDTEPVIIKVDVKGAVKSPGIFTAQAGDRVIDLISAAGSFTDKADKDKVNFAQIVEDQMVIYVPEIGEEDKGYLENMQVGSSGDAVSGGTSGGLVNLNTATQEDLETLTGIGPSKANAILEYRETVGKFKEVDELKKVTGIGDKTFERLRDSILVK; encoded by the coding sequence ATGGAAGGGATTTTAAAAAGGAAAATGACGATGATTACCGTTGCCGTGGCATTTGTGGCAACGGGCATTTACTTTTTTTTGCAACAAGGGGATAATCCGGCTGATACGGAAGATATATTTTCCATTGCTGCAAAAGAAGCTGAAATCGAACAAAGTGAAAATCAAACGGATACCGAGCCTGTGATTATTAAAGTAGACGTTAAAGGAGCGGTCAAGTCCCCAGGCATATTTACTGCACAGGCAGGTGACCGGGTGATTGATTTGATCTCGGCTGCGGGCAGTTTTACGGACAAGGCTGATAAGGATAAAGTGAATTTTGCCCAAATCGTAGAAGACCAAATGGTCATTTATGTTCCGGAAATAGGTGAAGAAGACAAGGGGTACTTGGAGAATATGCAAGTCGGGTCGTCTGGGGATGCCGTTTCTGGGGGGACGTCAGGAGGACTGGTGAACTTGAATACAGCTACACAGGAAGATTTGGAAACCTTGACGGGAATTGGACCATCCAAAGCGAATGCGATCCTGGAATATAGGGAAACGGTAGGGAAATTCAAGGAGGTCGATGAATTGAAGAAGGTAACGGGAATCGGCGATAAAACGTTTGAAAGGTTACGGGATTCCATTTTGGTGAAATGA
- the spoIIP gene encoding stage II sporulation protein P, with amino-acid sequence MKRRNSPGIITAIHGSTIIKTFLGILALLLFVFSVSGVMTSLRPEYRISSNSVHTVANQFSGKMLFSMLANENHYLFNALPEGKQESMITNQLIKASTNISLEDPRSLLGRELPGFSIFDNEILVAGEGTNYTNMPYESSPPVDVLNEERDASLQNLDEIEEPEKGVADQPKQTTNGRKVVEIYHSHNRESYLPYLKGVTNPDLAYHSKINITKLGERMVEDLADKGIGSSLDKTDIMGNLNNKGLNYAKSYQESRRSVQTALANNKDLEYLIDIHRDSKRKKHTTITIKGKEYAKIAFVIGGNNPNFEKNAALANKIHKALEKKYPGISRGVMKQGGSSHNGIYNQDLSGNAMLIEIGGVDNTFEEMYLTVDAFTDVFSEFYWDAKAVDNTTGDSEAK; translated from the coding sequence ATGAAAAGAAGAAATTCCCCAGGAATCATAACAGCCATTCACGGATCAACAATAATAAAAACTTTTCTAGGTATTCTCGCCTTGCTTCTTTTTGTTTTTTCAGTCAGTGGGGTCATGACTTCCCTAAGACCGGAGTATCGGATATCTTCTAATTCCGTACATACTGTAGCCAACCAATTCTCGGGAAAAATGCTGTTCTCGATGCTGGCCAATGAAAATCATTATCTTTTTAATGCCCTGCCGGAAGGTAAACAGGAATCGATGATCACGAATCAATTGATAAAAGCCTCGACCAATATTTCACTCGAGGACCCGCGAAGTTTACTTGGCAGGGAACTTCCTGGCTTTTCGATTTTTGATAATGAAATTCTCGTTGCTGGGGAAGGAACGAATTATACGAATATGCCATACGAATCCTCACCGCCAGTAGACGTCCTGAATGAAGAAAGGGATGCATCTCTGCAAAACCTGGATGAGATTGAAGAACCGGAAAAAGGAGTGGCCGATCAGCCGAAACAAACGACCAATGGACGGAAAGTGGTCGAGATATACCATAGCCATAACCGGGAGTCATATCTTCCATATTTAAAAGGAGTGACCAATCCCGACCTAGCCTACCATTCGAAAATCAATATTACGAAACTCGGGGAACGGATGGTTGAAGATTTGGCTGATAAGGGGATTGGCTCCTCGCTCGATAAAACGGATATCATGGGAAATCTGAATAATAAAGGTTTGAATTATGCCAAATCCTATCAAGAATCCCGAAGGTCTGTTCAGACGGCATTGGCCAATAATAAAGATTTAGAATACCTGATCGATATTCACCGCGATTCGAAGCGGAAAAAACATACGACAATTACGATCAAAGGTAAAGAGTATGCCAAGATCGCCTTCGTGATCGGGGGGAATAACCCGAACTTTGAAAAAAATGCAGCACTTGCCAATAAGATTCATAAAGCATTGGAGAAAAAATACCCAGGTATTTCACGAGGGGTTATGAAACAGGGCGGATCTAGCCATAATGGTATATATAATCAGGATTTATCAGGCAATGCCATGCTTATTGAAATTGGCGGTGTGGATAATACTTTCGAGGAAATGTACTTGACCGTTGATGCCTTTACCGATGTTTTCAGTGAATTTTACTGGGATGCCAAAGCGGTGGATAACACGACTGGGGATTCGGAAGCGAAGTAA
- the rpsT gene encoding 30S ribosomal protein S20: MPNIKSAIKRVKINDKKRVHNITVRSTMRTTVKNAEVALAGENVEAAKEALLTAAVKLDKAASKGLIHKNAAARKKSRLAKRLNALNA; the protein is encoded by the coding sequence ATGCCAAACATTAAATCTGCTATTAAACGTGTAAAAATTAACGACAAAAAACGCGTTCATAACATTACTGTTAGATCAACTATGCGTACTACAGTGAAAAACGCTGAAGTTGCATTAGCTGGTGAAAACGTTGAAGCTGCTAAAGAAGCTCTTTTAACAGCTGCTGTAAAATTAGACAAAGCTGCATCTAAAGGATTAATCCATAAAAATGCGGCAGCCCGTAAAAAATCTCGTTTAGCGAAAAGACTTAACGCTCTTAACGCATAA